TGCCTTTTTCTTTGGCAAGTTCTTCACTTAGTTCCACAAACATATGACCGGCAAGCTCTGAGAGCCACTCTTGGTTTCGTGTCATCGTGCCTGATTGCCAGTGCTCACTTACCCGGTAGGTCGTTCCGATAATTGGGTAGTCCGCCTTGAAGCCGCGTTTATTGAACTCTTCTTCAAAAATCACCGTTGCCGGGTTCATTTCCTGTCCTGAGAACGCATTTGGAATTGGACTTTCATATGGCTCATAGTGTTCTGGGAACGGACCGTCATTCATGGTTGGGGCAAATAAAAGTGCCACACCATCTTTATTCATCATAAAGGCACCTGTACCGCCTGGTTCTGTTGGTGCGGTAACAGCTTTAAAGTCCGGAACGTCGTTTCCGACCCATTTCTTCTGAGCATCATCCCACCAAATAACAGCCTTTTCCTTGCTCCATGGCTGACCGCTTGGATCTGCTGAAGCACGGTTGTAGAGAATTCGGCGGTTCATTGGCCACGCATAGGACCAATTCAAATAGTGTTCGCCGCCTGTATCCTTGTTGTCGCGGTTCTTCGATTTGTTCTTTCCTTCTTCAGGATAGAATCCGGAATAAATCCAGTTACCACATGAAGTTGTACCGTCATCTAAAAGGGCGCCAAATCCGGAAAGCAATTTACCTGTTTTCAGATCATATCCATTGATTTCTTTGGCAACAATGTCAATATCCGGCACTTCACCTGTTCCATAGTTCCAATCAAGGGCTAAGAACGGTTTGTCGGCTGATTTTGGACTGTTCGCATAAACCGATTTTAGTTTTAATGCAAGTTCATGGATGATATCAAGGTCAGGTTTTGCCTCACCTCTTGAATCAATCGCCTTCCAGCGGTATTGCATCCAGCGTGAGCTGTTGGATACACTGCCTTCTTTTTCAAAAGAAGAACTTGCTGGTAACAGGAATACTTCTGTATTAATTTTGGATGGGTCGCTGCCAGCTTCTTTTTGCCAGAATGCCGATGTTTCGGTTTCCCAAAGATCAATCGCTACCATCCACTTCAAGTTGCCAAGTGCCTCCTTTTCTTTACCCGCATTTGGACCACCGACAACCGGGTTTGTTCCAAATAGGAAAGCCCCGTCGAGTTCGCCCTTGTACATTGCTTTAAAGAGGTTCATATGGGAATAGTTTTTATTTCCCTTTGGCAAATATTGATAGCCGAATTCATTTTCTGCTGTTGCATTCGCGCCGTACCATGCTTTCAGCAAGCTGACATAGAATTTCGGTCTGTTACTCCAGTAGCCTGTTTTTGGTGTTTCTTTTTCCAAATAGCCTTTTAGGGTAGCATGCTCTGGAACTGTCGCTTTTGGGACACCAAGATATCCTGTTAGGTTATCGAATAATAAACCAAAGTCAGTTGACCCTTGAACGTTGGATTCTCCGCGCAGCGCATTGATTCCTCCGCCTGGTATACCGATGTTTCCTAATAAAAGCTGCAGGATGGCATAGCTCCGAACGTTTTGTGAGCCAACCGTATGCTGAGTTGTACCCATTGCATACAGGATCGTTCCTGATTTTCCAACCTTACCTGTTTCACAGAAGGTCTTGCAAACCTTTAGATAATCTTCCTGTGGTGTACCTGTTACAGTCGAAACTGTTTTTACATCATAACGGGAGAAGTGTTTTTTCATTAATTGGAACACAGAACGCGGATGCTGCAATGTTTCATCGACTACAGGCTTACCGTCTTCTGTTGTTTCAATTTCCCATTTCGTTTTATCGTACGCTCTTTTCGCTTCATCGTAGCCTGAGAAAAGACCATCATTAAAGTCAAAGCCTTCTTTAACGATAAAGGAAGCATTTGTATATTTAGCCACATACTCTTTGTGGATGAGATTGTTTTCAATCGCATAATTTATCATCCCGCCGATAAACGGAATATCCGTACCTGAGCGGAGTGCAGCGTAAACGTCAGCCTGTGCCGATGTTCTAGTAAAGCGCGGGTCAACAGAAATAATTGTACCGCCGTTTTCCTTTGCTTTTGTTAACCATCTAAAGCTGATTGGATGGTTTTCCGCAGGGTTTGCACCAATGATAAACGCACAATCAGTATGCTGCAGATCATTCCAATGGTTAGTCATTGCTCCACGACCAAATGTAGGTGCCAGACCGGCAACCGTAGAACTATGTCATATTCGTGCTTGGTGCTCTAAGTATGTAATACCAAGCCCTCTCATTAATTTTGAAAGCAAATAAGTTTCTTCATTATCAAGTGCCGCACCGCCAAGGCAGGCAATCTTTTCGGTTTTATTAACAGTAATTCCGTTTTCTACTTCAACAAATGATTTGTCACGGGTTTCTTTAGTCCGCTTGGCAATGGTGTCAAGCATCCAGTGCCAGTCTTTTTCCTCCCACTTATTGCTTCCAGGAGCACGATAAAGCGGTTTTGTTAAGCGTTTCTCAGATGTATATAACTGTCTTATTGTTGTTCCTTTACTGCATAGCTTTCCTTCGTTAATTGGGTTATCCGGATCCCCTTCCGTATAAACCACAGTATTGTTTTTGGTGTGAACGAGGATTCCGCATCCTACACCACAGTAGCAGCAAATGGTTGGTGTTACTGTTGCCTTAGCAATTTTGAATTCTTTTGTTTGTGCATAAGCTTTCTTTTCGTTAAAGCCAAGTTCCACAACAGCAAGTGTTGCTGCAGTTGCGCCTGATAGCTTTAAAAATTGCCGGCGATTTAGGTTCATTTCAACCATTACCATTCTCCTTCCCTAAAAATATTGATTAGAACATCCCTTTTTCTCTCTAGGTATGTAAAGCTTTTGATTCCCCCTTTCAATGCACCTCTATAGCTAACTCGATATTAAGATCGTTTTCGACTCTGCCGGTTGAGGTATAAATTGTCGCCATTTTCCCTCGTAAATAGCCAATTACCTCGATATTTAAGTATTTTGCCAGCTGCACTGCCTGCTTAGTGGCAGCCGTGCGTGAGCCGATTACAGGAAAGCCAAATTTTGCAGCTTTTGAGAGCATTTCATATGAAACCCTGCCGGTTGTAAGTAACATTAACCTTTCGGGTTGTAAACGGTTTCTAATTGCGTGACCAATAATTTTGTCCACAGCATTATGGCGGCCAATATCTTCTCGGATTGTAATTGAGCCGTCTTCCTCTACAATACAAGCTCCATGCATTCCGCCTGTTTCCAGGTAAAAGCGGGAGTTCTGGGCGAATTCACTTCTCTTCTTTAATAGATAACTTAATTTGAAGGTTTTGCTCGATGCCACTTTGGCAAAATTTTTCACATCTGTCATCGAGAAGAAGGTTACGCCCCTGCCGCAACCGGCTGTGTAGTGCTTCTTTTTTGAAAAAACTTGCTCTTCGTCAAAATGGGAGCGGAGTGAAACATGGATGCTGCCCATTTCTTCGTTGATAAGGATAGACTCGATGTCATTTGCGT
The DNA window shown above is from Neobacillus sp. WH10 and carries:
- the fdnG gene encoding formate dehydrogenase-N subunit alpha, with product MNLNRRQFLKLSGATAATLAVVELGFNEKKAYAQTKEFKIAKATVTPTICCYCGVGCGILVHTKNNTVVYTEGDPDNPINEGKLCSKGTTIRQLYTSEKRLTKPLYRAPGSNKWEEKDWHWMLDTIAKRTKETRDKSFVEVENGITVNKTEKIACLGGAALDNEETYLLSKLMRGLGITYLEHQARIUHSSTVAGLAPTFGRGAMTNHWNDLQHTDCAFIIGANPAENHPISFRWLTKAKENGGTIISVDPRFTRTSAQADVYAALRSGTDIPFIGGMINYAIENNLIHKEYVAKYTNASFIVKEGFDFNDGLFSGYDEAKRAYDKTKWEIETTEDGKPVVDETLQHPRSVFQLMKKHFSRYDVKTVSTVTGTPQEDYLKVCKTFCETGKVGKSGTILYAMGTTQHTVGSQNVRSYAILQLLLGNIGIPGGGINALRGESNVQGSTDFGLLFDNLTGYLGVPKATVPEHATLKGYLEKETPKTGYWSNRPKFYVSLLKAWYGANATAENEFGYQYLPKGNKNYSHMNLFKAMYKGELDGAFLFGTNPVVGGPNAGKEKEALGNLKWMVAIDLWETETSAFWQKEAGSDPSKINTEVFLLPASSSFEKEGSVSNSSRWMQYRWKAIDSRGEAKPDLDIIHELALKLKSVYANSPKSADKPFLALDWNYGTGEVPDIDIVAKEINGYDLKTGKLLSGFGALLDDGTTSCGNWIYSGFYPEEGKNKSKNRDNKDTGGEHYLNWSYAWPMNRRILYNRASADPSGQPWSKEKAVIWWDDAQKKWVGNDVPDFKAVTAPTEPGGTGAFMMNKDGVALLFAPTMNDGPFPEHYEPYESPIPNAFSGQEMNPATVIFEEEFNKRGFKADYPIIGTTYRVSEHWQSGTMTRNQEWLSELAGHMFVELSEELAKEKGIKNKDKIIVSSARGEIQAYAMVTKRYKPFTVRGKKVHQIGMPWHFGYKGFATGDTANRLTPHIGDANTMIPEYKAFLCSVRRADV
- the fdhD gene encoding formate dehydrogenase accessory sulfurtransferase FdhD → MNHKGCPDEYPISLIINGYEMAVFQLTKFDLEDWTYGYLFSEGFIQDANDIESILINEEMGSIHVSLRSHFDEEQVFSKKKHYTAGCGRGVTFFSMTDVKNFAKVASSKTFKLSYLLKKRSEFAQNSRFYLETGGMHGACIVEEDGSITIREDIGRHNAVDKIIGHAIRNRLQPERLMLLTTGRVSYEMLSKAAKFGFPVIGSRTAATKQAVQLAKYLNIEVIGYLRGKMATIYTSTGRVENDLNIELAIEVH